Proteins encoded within one genomic window of Ranitomeya variabilis isolate aRanVar5 chromosome 4, aRanVar5.hap1, whole genome shotgun sequence:
- the LOC143768644 gene encoding cell adhesion molecule CEACAM1-like: MRYSSGRSANTSKVTDPPKVPFIGQRLENLKQGKVLAVTWCRDAMESALRFPSMFPIFTLLVASGLVTPVISMEQVDGMLGHSVNFEIPISLPPQYRIDWNCGHTGKVIVIARLTSGGSPQYNPLYKGRTELMENGTLRLNNISFADESTYKTKVFNPVTFNSYVQRYQLTIYSKLTTPLLILNRRSPLISGTDVTLQCDAESQTVTSYTFYRDGQKIICSEPHVICRGSFLEFTSITEHDTGSYTCTIQNPVSSNTSDSIAVTVSVPVSSVTLTSNASGLLWPGRDSVSLHCSARGTNVSYSWSKEDAPLPENSQYHLSKNNSTLIINQVSSDDTKLLTCTASNWVNTETSNKLDFNFASPVSSVMLSNTTSRELWAGEDSVSLHCSAQGSAISFSWRLNGKPVSLNPPYYITQSDSPPNSTLTISPVSKKDTGPFTCEASNLLNSETSSELKLLLNWNPEGSIACISDPYDSRLQIYCSWPGGQPAANVTMIFNNIASMGQNEVTRNVPFGRSVQKSNLTCISNHLQKRFSCTLLFGIPRLPKGKDKAVTTVTEGKN; encoded by the exons ATGCGATATTCATCAGGGAGGTCGGCAAATACGTCAAAAGTCACAGATCCTCCAAAAGTTCCATTTATCGGCCAG AGACTAGAGAACTTGAAACAAGGCAAAGTACTAGCTGTGACCTGGTGCAGAGACGCAATGGAGAGCGCCCTGAGGTTTCCGTCCATGTTCCCAATCTTCACACTTCTGGTGGCTTCAG GCTTAGTGACTCCAGTCATTTCTATGGAGCAGGTGGATGGTATGTTGGGACATTCTGTGAATTTCGAAATTCCCATTTCCTTACCTCCTCAGTACAGAATAGACTGGAATTGTGGACACACCGGGAAAGTTATTGTAATTGCGAGACTGACGTCTGGTGGCTCTCCGCAGTACAATCCTCTGTATAAAGGAAGAACTGAGCTGATGGAAAACGGGACTTTGAGGCTGAACAACATCTCTTTTGCGGATGAGAGCACGTATAAAACAAAAGTATTCAATCCTGTAACATTCAATTCCTATGTTCAGCGCTATCAGCTAACCATCTACT CTAAACTTACTACTCCGCTTCTCATTCTCAACCGAAGAAGTCCCCTTATTAGTGGCACCGATGTGACCCTCCAATGTGATGCCGAGAGTCAGACTGTGACTTCTTACACTTTCTACCGAGATGGTCAGAAGATTATCTGCTCTGAGCCCCATGTGATCTGTAGGGGATCATTTCTGGAATTCACATCAATAACTGAGCACGATACTGGATCCTACACCTGCACCATCCAAAACCCTGTCAGCTCCAACACCAGCGACTCCATAGCTGTGACTGTATCTG TACCAGTCTCTTCTGTAACTCTTACCAGTAACGCATCAGGATTGCTTTGGCCTGGAAGAGATTCAGTGTCTCTACATTGTTCAGCCCGCGGTACAAATGTCAGCTACTCCTGGAGTAAGGAAGATGCACCACTGCCAGAAAATTCTCAATATCATCTCTCCAAAAATAACTCCACCCTCATCATTAACCAAGTCTcctctgatgacaccaaactcttgaCATGCACAGCTTCGAACTGGGTAAACACGGAGACCAGCAACAAACTGGACTTTAACTTTGCTT CACCGGTCTCATCAGTGATGTTATCAAATACCACATCAAGGGAGCTCTGGGCAGGAGAGGACTCGGTGTCTCTTCATTGCTCAGCTCAGGGTTCAGCTATCTCTTTCTCCTGGAGACTAAATGGAAAACCAGTGTCCCTGAATCCTCCATATTACATTACTCAGAGTGATTCTCCTCCAAACTCCACTCTCACCATCAGTCCCGTCTCCAAGAAGGACACCGGACCATTCACCTGTGAAGCATCCAACCTCCTAAACAGTGAAACCAGCAGTGAGCTCAAGCTTCTTCTGAACT GGAATCCAGAAGGAAGCATTGCATGTATCTCAGATCCCTATGATAGTAGATTACAAATTTACTGCTCCTGGCCAGGAGGTCAACCTGCGGCCAATGTGACCATGATATTTAATAACATAGCATCAATGGGGCAGAATGAAGTAACCAGAAATGTGCCTTTTGGTCGAAGCGTCCAAAAATCAAACCTTACCTGCATTAGTAATCACCTGCAGAAGAGATTTTCTTGCACTTTACTTTTCG ggatcccACGGTTACCCAAAGGTAAAGATAAAGCTGTGACTACAGTAACAGAAGGAAAGAATTGA